The following coding sequences lie in one Kamptonema formosum PCC 6407 genomic window:
- the nadD gene encoding nicotinate-nucleotide adenylyltransferase encodes MGKIAIFGGTFDPVHWGHLLMAQTAVSQFGLDKVIWVPDPSPPHKSHRVSVDCQRRREMVSAAIADRSDFVLSPQQDDPTGRSYAVETFLYLQSTDPDAQWYWIIGSDAFQSLPQWHRCLEISQLCYWLVAPRPYQRENESGDLQTTHFHITQIVEQMATLRVPIRFSVLEMPAIGISSSLIRQYCLKGRDLRYLVPETVRTYITAQKLYQPLPQT; translated from the coding sequence ATGGGAAAAATAGCAATCTTTGGGGGGACTTTCGACCCGGTTCACTGGGGTCATTTATTGATGGCACAGACGGCTGTGAGCCAGTTTGGTCTTGACAAAGTAATCTGGGTTCCCGATCCCAGCCCCCCACACAAATCGCACCGGGTGTCGGTGGATTGCCAAAGGCGGCGGGAAATGGTGAGCGCAGCGATCGCCGATCGCTCAGATTTTGTCCTATCACCTCAACAGGACGATCCCACTGGTAGATCCTACGCAGTTGAAACTTTTTTATACCTCCAGAGCACCGACCCCGACGCTCAGTGGTATTGGATTATTGGCTCAGATGCTTTCCAATCTCTTCCTCAATGGCACCGATGCCTGGAAATCAGCCAATTATGTTATTGGTTAGTGGCCCCACGCCCCTACCAGAGAGAAAACGAGAGCGGGGATCTGCAAACAACTCACTTTCATATCACACAGATTGTTGAGCAAATGGCCACCCTGAGAGTGCCGATCCGGTTTTCAGTGCTGGAAATGCCTGCGATCGGAATATCATCAAGTCTAATTCGCCAATATTGCCTCAAAGGTCGCGACCTCCGCTACTTAGTCCCGGAAACTGTCAGAACTTACATTACAGCCCAAAAGCTGTATCAACCTCTGCCGCAAACCTGA
- the murC gene encoding UDP-N-acetylmuramate--L-alanine ligase yields MPSSVDFTGRPFHFIGIGGIGMSALAYILAKRKLPIYGSDIKPSHITQRLQAMGAHIFWRQDASNFELFQAKADGNDADCQSSEAPKTLETISRGGGSAIAASGDNRNGKGAIALSHLDLPQVICSTAIHPANSEYRRALDLGCPIFHRSDVLAALILDYQSIAVAGTHGKTTTSSMIGFMLLKAGLDPTIVVGGEVNAWEGNARLGHGPYLVAEADESDGSLVKLSAKIGVVTNIELDHPDHYDTLDQVIATFNVFAQNCQILVGCIDCDTVKNSLKPSVSYSLEADRGADYTVDSVEYRADCTIARVWERGTALGEMQLKLLGQHNLSNALAAVAVGRLLGLEFAVIAKAIADFEGARRRFEVRGEHNGILFVDDYAHHPSEIRATLTSARLRIENSKPKPKSKIKNSKSRRVVAVFQPHRYSRTLTFLTEFAQSFSDADIVIVSDIYSAGEPNTGQISGEKLADLIAEHHQQVYYQPSLQSIAKFLTEILRPGDLALFLGAGNLNQIIPEVMAFYQEAPNLGVSVVEGDPRSELPA; encoded by the coding sequence ATGCCGAGTTCTGTTGATTTCACCGGCAGGCCATTTCATTTCATCGGAATTGGTGGAATTGGAATGTCAGCCCTTGCCTACATTCTAGCTAAACGCAAGTTGCCTATATATGGCTCGGATATTAAACCAAGTCATATAACTCAGCGTTTGCAAGCAATGGGCGCTCATATTTTTTGGCGACAAGATGCCAGCAATTTTGAATTATTCCAAGCGAAGGCAGATGGAAATGATGCGGATTGCCAGTCGTCTGAGGCCCCTAAGACTTTAGAAACCATCAGTCGAGGTGGAGGGTCTGCGATCGCCGCGTCAGGGGACAATCGCAACGGCAAAGGCGCGATCGCCTTATCACATTTGGACTTACCCCAGGTGATCTGTTCGACGGCAATTCACCCGGCGAATTCCGAATATCGACGCGCCCTTGATTTAGGCTGTCCGATTTTTCATCGGTCGGATGTCTTAGCAGCCCTGATTCTGGACTACCAGAGCATCGCCGTAGCAGGGACTCACGGCAAAACTACCACTAGCAGCATGATCGGCTTCATGCTACTGAAAGCGGGCTTAGACCCGACGATCGTGGTAGGAGGAGAGGTCAATGCTTGGGAAGGGAACGCACGCTTGGGGCACGGGCCCTACCTAGTCGCTGAAGCAGACGAGTCCGATGGTTCTCTGGTCAAACTCTCAGCCAAAATCGGGGTGGTCACAAATATCGAACTCGATCATCCCGACCACTACGATACCCTCGATCAGGTAATCGCAACCTTTAACGTATTTGCCCAGAACTGTCAAATCTTAGTGGGGTGCATTGACTGCGATACAGTCAAAAACTCCCTTAAACCTAGCGTCAGCTATAGCCTAGAAGCTGACAGGGGCGCTGACTATACGGTAGATAGCGTCGAGTATAGGGCAGATTGTACCATCGCTCGCGTTTGGGAGCGGGGTACTGCTCTCGGAGAGATGCAGTTAAAGCTGTTAGGGCAACACAATCTTAGTAATGCTCTAGCTGCGGTGGCAGTGGGTAGATTATTAGGGTTAGAGTTTGCTGTAATTGCTAAAGCGATCGCCGACTTTGAAGGGGCACGTCGCCGTTTTGAAGTTAGAGGTGAACACAACGGCATCCTATTCGTGGATGACTACGCTCACCACCCCAGCGAAATTCGGGCTACCTTAACTTCAGCCCGCCTACGGATTGAAAATAGCAAACCCAAGCCCAAATCTAAAATTAAAAATTCAAAATCCAGACGGGTTGTTGCTGTCTTCCAACCACACCGTTACAGCCGAACTCTGACATTCTTGACAGAATTTGCCCAATCATTTAGCGATGCCGACATCGTAATTGTCAGCGACATTTATAGTGCTGGAGAACCAAATACAGGGCAAATCAGTGGGGAAAAACTTGCAGATTTGATTGCGGAACATCACCAGCAGGTTTATTACCAACCGAGTCTCCAGTCAATCGCCAAGTTTTTGACAGAAATCTTGCGGCCAGGCGATTTGGCTCTATTTCTCGGCGCTGGCAATCTCAATCAAATCATTCCAGAAGTGATGGCCTTTTACCAAGAGGCCCCAAATCTGGGAGTGTCTGTTGTAGAGGGCGATCCCCGCAGTGAGCTGCCCGCATGA
- the murB gene encoding UDP-N-acetylmuramate dehydrogenase, whose product MIVTLSSDSPTKDNRRVYAPIPLPGTGCQIKSQVSLAPLTSFRVGGPAEWYIAPSTLEELQASFEWASSEGVPVTLLGAGSNLLVSDRGLPGLVVGTRHLRHVDFNPETGQLTAGSGESIPRLAWLAAKRGWQGLEWAVGIPGTVGGAVVMNAGAHRSSTAEILVNASVLSPTGKVEILTPQELGYRYRTSALQGSNRLVTQATFQLQPGFEKAMVMAATTEHLNQRRTSQPYHLPSCGSVFRNPGPKTAGWLIEQTGLKGHQIGGAQVAVRHANFILNCGWATASDIFQLIRYVQEQVEQRWSLLLEPEVKILGEFPF is encoded by the coding sequence ATGATCGTGACTCTCTCCTCTGACTCCCCCACCAAGGACAACCGGCGAGTGTATGCTCCGATTCCCCTACCGGGAACTGGTTGCCAAATTAAGTCTCAAGTCTCTTTGGCCCCACTGACTTCTTTTCGAGTTGGCGGCCCTGCTGAATGGTACATTGCTCCGAGCACTCTCGAAGAGCTACAAGCAAGTTTCGAGTGGGCTAGCTCTGAGGGAGTGCCTGTCACTCTCCTGGGCGCTGGCTCGAATTTGCTAGTTAGCGATCGCGGCTTACCCGGATTAGTCGTCGGTACTCGCCACCTTCGCCACGTTGATTTCAACCCGGAAACAGGACAACTCACCGCCGGTTCGGGAGAATCCATTCCCCGCCTCGCCTGGCTGGCCGCTAAGCGCGGCTGGCAAGGGTTAGAGTGGGCAGTTGGCATCCCCGGAACCGTTGGCGGCGCTGTGGTAATGAACGCCGGCGCACACAGGAGTTCTACCGCTGAGATTCTGGTGAATGCTTCCGTCCTCTCGCCCACCGGCAAAGTGGAAATTCTCACCCCTCAAGAACTCGGCTATCGCTACCGTACTTCGGCACTACAAGGCAGCAACCGCCTTGTCACCCAAGCCACCTTCCAGTTACAGCCAGGATTTGAAAAGGCAATGGTGATGGCAGCTACCACCGAACATCTCAATCAACGACGGACAAGCCAGCCCTACCATTTACCCAGTTGTGGCAGTGTCTTCCGCAACCCCGGCCCGAAAACAGCAGGCTGGTTAATTGAACAAACAGGACTCAAGGGACACCAAATTGGCGGGGCCCAAGTGGCAGTCCGCCACGCTAACTTTATTCTCAACTGCGGCTGGGCAACCGCAAGCGACATCTTCCAACTGATCCGCTATGTTCAAGAGCAAGTGGAACAGCGCTGGTCGCTATTGTTGGAGCCAGAGGTTAAAATACTGGGAGAGTTTCCTTTTTAA